The following proteins are co-located in the Panthera uncia isolate 11264 chromosome F1, Puncia_PCG_1.0, whole genome shotgun sequence genome:
- the RABGAP1L gene encoding rab GTPase-activating protein 1-like isoform X8: MVLEEMLFEARLQCVIQSLVTGSIVEPAGKYFHIGLLFSCRNPDLLPILKVPTKKLKKYEKEYQTMRESQLQQEDPMDRYKRENRRLQEASMRLEQENDDLAHELVTSKIALRNDLDQAEDKADVLNKELLLTKQRLVEAEEEKRKQEEETAQLKEVFRKQLEKAEYEIKKTTAIIAEYKQICSQLSTRLEKQQTASKEELEVVKGKMMTCKHCSDIFSKEGTLKLAAISREDQGIEPDDEKDSLKKQLRELELELAQTKLQLVEAKCKIQELEHQRGALMNEIQAAKNSWFSKTLNSIKTATGTQPLQPPQATQPPKEST, from the exons atgGTTTTAGAAGAAATGCTCTTTGAAGCACGCTTACAATGTGTCATCCAGTCATTGGTGACTGGATCCATCGTAGAACCGGCTGGGAAATACTTCCACATAGGACTGCTGTTCAGTTGCAGAAATCCTGACTTACTTCCCATCTTGAAG GTACCGAccaagaaactgaagaaatatgagaaagaatATCAGACAATGCGAGAGAGTCAGCTGCAACAAGAAGACCCGATGGATAGATACAAG AGGGAGAACCGGAGACTACAGGAGGCCAGCATGAGGCTGGAACAGGAGAATGATGACCTCGCCCATGAACTGGTCACCAGCAAAATTGCTCTGCGAAACGACTTGGATCAG GCAGAAGACAAGGCGGATGTGTTGAATAAGGAGCTCCTCCTGACCAAACAGAGGCTGGTGGAGGctgaagaggagaagaggaagcaaGAGGAAGAGACTGCGCAG cTGAAAGAAGTCTTTCGGAAACAGCTGGAGAAGGcagaatatgaaataaagaagACCACTGCGATCATCGCTGAGTATAAGCAG atcTGCTCCCAGTTAAGTACCAGACTGGAGAAACAGCAAACAGCCAGCAAGGAGGAGCTGGAAGTGGTAAAG GGTAAGATGATGACGTGTAAACACTGCAGTGACATTTTCAGCAAAGAGGGCACTTTGAAACTAGCGGCCATCAGCAGAGAGGACCAGGGAATCGAGCCGGACGATGAGAAGGACTCCCTGAAGAAGCAGCTGAGGGAGTTGGAGCTGGAATTGGCGCAGACCAAGCTGCAGCTGGTGGAGGCTAAGTGCAAAATCCAG gaacTTGAACATCAGAGAGGAGCCCTTATGAATGAAATCCAAGCTGCAAAAAACTCTTGGTTTAGCAAAACCCTGAACTCTATCAAAACGGCCACGGGCACCCAGCCGCTGCAGCCACCACaggccacccagccacccaagGAGAGCACATAG
- the RABGAP1L gene encoding rab GTPase-activating protein 1-like isoform X10, producing MRESQLQQEDPMDRYKRENRRLQEASMRLEQENDDLAHELVTSKIALRNDLDQAEDKADVLNKELLLTKQRLVEAEEEKRKQEEETAQLKEVFRKQLEKAEYEIKKTTAIIAEYKQICSQLSTRLEKQQTASKEELEVVKGKMMTCKHCSDIFSKEGTLKLAAISREDQGIEPDDEKDSLKKQLRELELELAQTKLQLVEAKCKIQELEHQRGALMNEIQAAKNSWFSKTLNSIKTATGTQPLQPPQATQPPKEST from the exons ATGCGAGAGAGTCAGCTGCAACAAGAAGACCCGATGGATAGATACAAG AGGGAGAACCGGAGACTACAGGAGGCCAGCATGAGGCTGGAACAGGAGAATGATGACCTCGCCCATGAACTGGTCACCAGCAAAATTGCTCTGCGAAACGACTTGGATCAG GCAGAAGACAAGGCGGATGTGTTGAATAAGGAGCTCCTCCTGACCAAACAGAGGCTGGTGGAGGctgaagaggagaagaggaagcaaGAGGAAGAGACTGCGCAG cTGAAAGAAGTCTTTCGGAAACAGCTGGAGAAGGcagaatatgaaataaagaagACCACTGCGATCATCGCTGAGTATAAGCAG atcTGCTCCCAGTTAAGTACCAGACTGGAGAAACAGCAAACAGCCAGCAAGGAGGAGCTGGAAGTGGTAAAG GGTAAGATGATGACGTGTAAACACTGCAGTGACATTTTCAGCAAAGAGGGCACTTTGAAACTAGCGGCCATCAGCAGAGAGGACCAGGGAATCGAGCCGGACGATGAGAAGGACTCCCTGAAGAAGCAGCTGAGGGAGTTGGAGCTGGAATTGGCGCAGACCAAGCTGCAGCTGGTGGAGGCTAAGTGCAAAATCCAG gaacTTGAACATCAGAGAGGAGCCCTTATGAATGAAATCCAAGCTGCAAAAAACTCTTGGTTTAGCAAAACCCTGAACTCTATCAAAACGGCCACGGGCACCCAGCCGCTGCAGCCACCACaggccacccagccacccaagGAGAGCACATAG
- the RABGAP1L gene encoding rab GTPase-activating protein 1-like isoform X11 yields MIENGSWSMTVEERENRRLQEASMRLEQENDDLAHELVTSKIALRNDLDQAEDKADVLNKELLLTKQRLVEAEEEKRKQEEETAQLKEVFRKQLEKAEYEIKKTTAIIAEYKQICSQLSTRLEKQQTASKEELEVVKGKMMTCKHCSDIFSKEGTLKLAAISREDQGIEPDDEKDSLKKQLRELELELAQTKLQLVEAKCKIQELEHQRGALMNEIQAAKNSWFSKTLNSIKTATGTQPLQPPQATQPPKEST; encoded by the exons ATGATTGAGAACGGTAGTTGGTCTATGACTGTTGAGGAG AGGGAGAACCGGAGACTACAGGAGGCCAGCATGAGGCTGGAACAGGAGAATGATGACCTCGCCCATGAACTGGTCACCAGCAAAATTGCTCTGCGAAACGACTTGGATCAG GCAGAAGACAAGGCGGATGTGTTGAATAAGGAGCTCCTCCTGACCAAACAGAGGCTGGTGGAGGctgaagaggagaagaggaagcaaGAGGAAGAGACTGCGCAG cTGAAAGAAGTCTTTCGGAAACAGCTGGAGAAGGcagaatatgaaataaagaagACCACTGCGATCATCGCTGAGTATAAGCAG atcTGCTCCCAGTTAAGTACCAGACTGGAGAAACAGCAAACAGCCAGCAAGGAGGAGCTGGAAGTGGTAAAG GGTAAGATGATGACGTGTAAACACTGCAGTGACATTTTCAGCAAAGAGGGCACTTTGAAACTAGCGGCCATCAGCAGAGAGGACCAGGGAATCGAGCCGGACGATGAGAAGGACTCCCTGAAGAAGCAGCTGAGGGAGTTGGAGCTGGAATTGGCGCAGACCAAGCTGCAGCTGGTGGAGGCTAAGTGCAAAATCCAG gaacTTGAACATCAGAGAGGAGCCCTTATGAATGAAATCCAAGCTGCAAAAAACTCTTGGTTTAGCAAAACCCTGAACTCTATCAAAACGGCCACGGGCACCCAGCCGCTGCAGCCACCACaggccacccagccacccaagGAGAGCACATAG